A single genomic interval of Salvelinus sp. IW2-2015 unplaced genomic scaffold, ASM291031v2 Un_scaffold1415, whole genome shotgun sequence harbors:
- the gatd3 gene encoding glutamine amidotransferase-like class 1 domain-containing protein 3, mitochondrial isoform X2 translates to MHAPVACEKWTSRRILVHLSRGGAEVQMYAPDVSQMHVIDHGKGVPXENESRNVLSESARIARGNITDLAKLSVGDHDAIIFPGGFGAAKNLSTFAVDGPDCKINTDVERVLKDFHKAGKPIGLCCISPVLAAKLLPGVEVTVGHEEEKGGKWPYAGTAGAIKALGAKHIVKEVTEAHVDQKNKVVTSPAFMCETQLHLIFDGIGAMVTNVLKLSGK, encoded by the exons atgcaTGCACCAGTCGCCTGTGAGAAGTGGACCAGCAGAAG gatCCTGGTGCACCTGAGTAGGGGCGGGGCCGAGGTCCAGATGTACGCCCCTGACGTGTCCCAGATGCATGTCATCGACCACGGGAAGGGAGTGCCAGRTGAGAACGAGTCCAGGAACGTCTTATCAGAGTCCGCACGCATCGCTAGGGGCAACATCACAGATCTCGCCAAACTCAGCGTCGGCGACCATGATGCCATCATCTTCCCAGGGGGCTTTGGGGCGGCAAAAAACCT GTCGACTTTTGCCGTGGACGGTCCAGACTGCAAGATCAACACAGATGTGGAGCGTGTCCTGAAGGACTTTCATAAGGCAGGCAAACCTATCGG GTTGTGCTGTATCTCTCCTGTGTTGGCTGCCAAGCTGCTTCCTGGGGTAGAGGTGACGGTGGGGCACGAAGAGGAGAAGGGGGGCAAGTGGCCCTATGCTGGCACTGCTGGGGCTATTAAGGCTCTGGGAGCCAAGCACATCGTCAAGGAGGTCACC GAGGCCCATGTAGACCAGAAGAACAAGGTGGTGACATCACCAGCCTTCATGTGTGAGACCCAGCTGCACCTGATCTTCGACGGCATCGGAGCCATGGTAACCAACGTCCTCAAACTCAGTGGAAAGTGA